The sequence below is a genomic window from Aureispira sp. CCB-E.
CAACTGTACAGCAGCATTAAAAACCATGACAGATATTTGTTGTACTTCGACCAACGCTCAGCAAATCATTGACAGTATTCCAGAAGATCAACCCATTATATTTGCACCAGACAAAAATCTAGGAGCTTATCTTCAGAAAACAACAGGTCGGGATATGATTCTTTGGAATGGTTCGTGTATGGTACATGAAATCTTTAGCAAAGAAAAAATTGTAAAGTTGCAAGTTCAACATCCTAAGGCTAAATTGATTGCGCACCCTGAATGTGAGGCTCATTTATTGGAAATTGCGGACCATATTGGTTCTACTAGTTCTTTGTTAAAGTATACCAAAGAGAGTGCGTTTGATGAGTTTATTGTGGCTACCGAGCCTGGTATTATTCATCAAATGGAAAAAGCGTCTCCAAACAAGACCTTTTATCCTGCTCCTCCTACCAATACTTGTGCTTGTAACGAATGTCCGCACATGAAATTGAATACAATGGAAAAACTATATCTGTGCATGAAACATGAGTTGCCAGAAGTTACTCTAGAGCAAGAAATTATTGATAAAGGTCGTGGTTGTATTGACAAAATGTTAGAGATTTCTGCTAAAGCAGGGTTATAAATCTTTTATAAATCAACTAAAAAGCGATTATTTTCAATTGATTTGAAAATAATCGCTTTTTTATATTCAAGCTATTTTACTTTTCTAATTCTTTTAACATCTCCTCTTTTTCTTGGGGCGTATAATAGTTGTACCGATCCAAACAAGCTTTAAAGGATCGAATGGTTGATGTCGTGTCTATCTTCAACTCTTTTTGAGCTTCAATTATTCCCCAATAAGCATCTGCAAAGTTAGGGTATTCTTGCAACAACAACTCCCATGCTTCAATAGCCTTTTGATATTCTTTTCGCTCTAGTAGCCCCCAGCCTTTCCCATTCAAAACACCTATTGAAAGGCGCATTTTTGCGCCATAATGCGCTTCTATTTGGGTTTCAATTGTATCCAATTGAGCTGCATTAAAATGCGTATTGCTATAATACAAGTTCTGCTGATTCGCCCAAAAGTAAAAGACTTCGTACAAAGCTGGCGCAATCGTTAGCCCTGGAATAACATTATGATCAGCCGTTTTAAATTCTATTCCTTTGATATTAATATGATTTCGATTGACTTGATTTTCAAAATGATGATAATCTTGCATATAATCACTTTCTATTCCTGCTCTGTAATATTTTACAGGTTGATGTCCATTCGGATAATAATGAACCACCGAATCAGCCCAATTGACGCCCTTTTGTTGGTAAAAGGGGCATAGAGCAATCACGGCACTCAGATCTTTAATTCTATTAATAAATAAAGAGGTGGTATAATATCCGTATCTTGAATGCCCAATCAACATTCGAAAAGTACTCGCACGAAGTTCTTTTTCTGCCAAAGGCAATAATTCATCAAAAATAAATTGCTCATTCTCTTTAGCTTTCCCTTTTGAGGTTGTTGGCTGGTGCACGGTTTCGGCATATCGCTTTTCAAATGAGCTAGCTACACTAATCACCACACAAGAAGG
It includes:
- a CDS encoding alpha/beta hydrolase-fold protein — protein: MNIFLLVIFSLITIENITAQHYESYQKLKDTTFYSHHLGYAKELSIVVPLEWDTAIAKKFPVILIFDKQNKRSNQYILNTIDYMTTNYQMPSCVVISVASSFEKRYAETVHQPTTSKGKAKENEQFIFDELLPLAEKELRASTFRMLIGHSRYGYYTTSLFINRIKDLSAVIALCPFYQQKGVNWADSVVHYYPNGHQPVKYYRAGIESDYMQDYHHFENQVNRNHINIKGIEFKTADHNVIPGLTIAPALYEVFYFWANQQNLYYSNTHFNAAQLDTIETQIEAHYGAKMRLSIGVLNGKGWGLLERKEYQKAIEAWELLLQEYPNFADAYWGIIEAQKELKIDTTSTIRSFKACLDRYNYYTPQEKEEMLKELEK
- the nadA gene encoding quinolinate synthase NadA; this encodes MQGLTQAKENLEQKGFLDVEVDPMLDLVAAIEQLKKEKNAIILAHYYQESEIQDIADYIGDSLGLAQKAATTDADIIVFAGVHFMAETAKMLNPSKKVLLPDLKAGCSLADSCPAPVFKKFKEKYPDHVVVSYINCTAALKTMTDICCTSTNAQQIIDSIPEDQPIIFAPDKNLGAYLQKTTGRDMILWNGSCMVHEIFSKEKIVKLQVQHPKAKLIAHPECEAHLLEIADHIGSTSSLLKYTKESAFDEFIVATEPGIIHQMEKASPNKTFYPAPPTNTCACNECPHMKLNTMEKLYLCMKHELPEVTLEQEIIDKGRGCIDKMLEISAKAGL